The Strigops habroptila isolate Jane chromosome 13, bStrHab1.2.pri, whole genome shotgun sequence genome contains a region encoding:
- the SERINC3 gene encoding serine incorporator 3 isoform X1: MGAVLGVCSLASWIPCLCSGASCLLCRCCPNSKNSTVTRLIYAFLLLLSTALACIMLAPGMEEQLKKIPGFCDEGLHTHIPHMDGFVSCDVFVGYRAVYRISFAMAVFFFLLSLLMIEVKTSNDPRASIHNGFWFFKIAAIVAIMVGAFYIPEGPFTRAWFAIGICGAAAFILIQLVLLVDFAHSWNESWVERMDEGNPKCWYAALLSCTSLFYALSLVFIVLFYVFYTKPDGCTENKFFISINMILCIAVSIVSILPKVQEHQPHSGLLQSSVITLYTMYLTWSAMSNEPDRSCNPSLLNIITQIATPTIGPANTTVVPTTPAPPKSLQWWDAQSVVGLIIFVLCLLYSSIRTSSNSQVNKLTLSGSDSAILEETVGTGSGAAEEGEVRRVIDNEKDGVQYSYSFFHLMLFLASLYIMMTLTNWYSPDADFKTMTSKWPAVWMKITSSWVCLVLYLWTLVAPLVLTNRDFS; this comes from the exons ATGGGGGCCGTGCTCGGCGTGTGCTCGCTGGCCAGCTGG ATTCCCTGCCTGTGCAGCGGTGCCTCGTGTTTGCTGTGCCGATGTTGTCCCAACAGCAAGAATTCAACAGTGACGCGGCTTATCTatgccttcctcctgctcctcagcactGCTCTTGCCTGCATTATGCTGGCACCAGGGatggaagagcagctgaaaaag ATACCTGGATTTTGTGACGAGGGGCTTCACACGCACATACCGCATATGGATGGCTTTGTCAGCTGCGATGTGTTTGTTGGCTACAGAGCTGTCTATCGAATCAGCTTTGCCATGGCAGtgttcttctttctcctctctctgctcatGATAGAAGTGAAAACAAGTAATGATCCAAGAGCCTCGATACACAATGG GTTCTGGTTCTTCAAAATAGCTGCCATCGTGGCTATCATGGTTGGAGCATTTTACATTCCTGAAGGGCCTTTCACAAGAG CTTGGTTTGCTATTGGtatctgtggagctgctgccttcattCTTATCCAGCTGGTGCTTCTCGTGGACTTTGCTCACTCCTGGAATGAGAGCTGGGTTGAGAGAATGGACGAGGGAAATCCTAAATGTTGGTATGCAG ctctgctgtcctgTACAAGCTTGTTCTACGCCTTGTCTCTGGTTTTTATCGTTCTTTTCTATGTTTTCTACACAAAGCCTGATGGCTGCACTGAGAACAAGTTCTTCATAAGCATTAATATGATCCTGTGCATTGCTGTCTCCATTGTTTCCATCCTTCCAAAAGTACAg GAACATCAGCCTCACTCTGGCCTCCTCCAGTCCTCTGTTATCACACTCTACACCATGTATCTCACTTGGTCAGCCATGTCCAACGAGCCTG ATCGAAGCTGTAACCCAAGTTTGCTGAACATCATTACCCAGATAGCTACACCCACCATTGGTCCAGCAAATACCACTGTTGTACCTACTACTCCAGCTCCACCCAAGTCCCTGCAGTGGTGGGATGCCCAGAGTGTTGTTGGATTGATTATCTTCGTCCTTTGCCTCTTGTATTCCAG CATTCGCACCTCAAGTAACAGCCAGGTGAACAAGCTGACACTGTCTGGGAGTGACAGTGCCATTCTGGAGGAGACTGTGGGAacaggcagtggggctgcagaggaaggagaagtgCGTCGTGTCATAGATAATGAGAAGGATGGTGTTCAGTACAGCTACAGCTTCTTCCACTTGATGCTCTTTCTTGCCTCTCTTTACATCATGATGACACTTACGAACTGGTACAG CCCTGATGCggattttaaaacaatgacAAGTAAGTGGCCAGCCGTGTGGATGAAGATAACCTCCAGCTGGGTTTGTCTCGTCCTCTATCTCTGGACCCTAGTGGCTCCTCTTGTCCTCACTAATAGGGACTTCAGTTAA
- the SERINC3 gene encoding serine incorporator 3 isoform X2: MSSGDGGGCGRRPPDAAGWDRSRKRPAGARCRRRHGGRARRVLAGQLDSLPVQRCLVFAVPMLSQQQEFNSDAAYLCLPPAPQHCSCLHYAGTRDGRAAEKAWFAIGICGAAAFILIQLVLLVDFAHSWNESWVERMDEGNPKCWYAALLSCTSLFYALSLVFIVLFYVFYTKPDGCTENKFFISINMILCIAVSIVSILPKVQEHQPHSGLLQSSVITLYTMYLTWSAMSNEPDRSCNPSLLNIITQIATPTIGPANTTVVPTTPAPPKSLQWWDAQSVVGLIIFVLCLLYSSIRTSSNSQVNKLTLSGSDSAILEETVGTGSGAAEEGEVRRVIDNEKDGVQYSYSFFHLMLFLASLYIMMTLTNWYSPDADFKTMTSKWPAVWMKITSSWVCLVLYLWTLVAPLVLTNRDFS, translated from the exons ATGAGCAGCGGCGACGGCGGCGGCTGTGGACGGCGGCCTCCTGACGCTGCGGGGTGGGACAGAAGCAGGAAGCGGCCGGCGGGGGCTCGGTGTCGGCGGCGCCATGGGGGCCGTGCTCGGCGTGTGCTCGCTGGCCAGCTGG ATTCCCTGCCTGTGCAGCGGTGCCTCGTGTTTGCTGTGCCGATGTTGTCCCAACAGCAAGAATTCAACAGTGACGCGGCTTATCTatgccttcctcctgctcctcagcactGCTCTTGCCTGCATTATGCTGGCACCAGGGatggaagagcagctgaaaaag CTTGGTTTGCTATTGGtatctgtggagctgctgccttcattCTTATCCAGCTGGTGCTTCTCGTGGACTTTGCTCACTCCTGGAATGAGAGCTGGGTTGAGAGAATGGACGAGGGAAATCCTAAATGTTGGTATGCAG ctctgctgtcctgTACAAGCTTGTTCTACGCCTTGTCTCTGGTTTTTATCGTTCTTTTCTATGTTTTCTACACAAAGCCTGATGGCTGCACTGAGAACAAGTTCTTCATAAGCATTAATATGATCCTGTGCATTGCTGTCTCCATTGTTTCCATCCTTCCAAAAGTACAg GAACATCAGCCTCACTCTGGCCTCCTCCAGTCCTCTGTTATCACACTCTACACCATGTATCTCACTTGGTCAGCCATGTCCAACGAGCCTG ATCGAAGCTGTAACCCAAGTTTGCTGAACATCATTACCCAGATAGCTACACCCACCATTGGTCCAGCAAATACCACTGTTGTACCTACTACTCCAGCTCCACCCAAGTCCCTGCAGTGGTGGGATGCCCAGAGTGTTGTTGGATTGATTATCTTCGTCCTTTGCCTCTTGTATTCCAG CATTCGCACCTCAAGTAACAGCCAGGTGAACAAGCTGACACTGTCTGGGAGTGACAGTGCCATTCTGGAGGAGACTGTGGGAacaggcagtggggctgcagaggaaggagaagtgCGTCGTGTCATAGATAATGAGAAGGATGGTGTTCAGTACAGCTACAGCTTCTTCCACTTGATGCTCTTTCTTGCCTCTCTTTACATCATGATGACACTTACGAACTGGTACAG CCCTGATGCggattttaaaacaatgacAAGTAAGTGGCCAGCCGTGTGGATGAAGATAACCTCCAGCTGGGTTTGTCTCGTCCTCTATCTCTGGACCCTAGTGGCTCCTCTTGTCCTCACTAATAGGGACTTCAGTTAA